One stretch of Halapricum desulfuricans DNA includes these proteins:
- a CDS encoding metal-dependent hydrolase, whose translation MWPWEHLALAYLFGSAVHRVATGRGPTTAAVGAIAIGSQLPDLIDKPLAWTFGVLPSGLSLGHSLLFAVPLSALVILLARSDGRTALGIVFALAYGTHLLGDASYSLLAGGELATGFLLWPLIPASPEAGVGLLSQTGEFFASFVEFLGTPRGRLYLVFEATLLGGAALLWHLDRRPGLSWFRRRLRPSTE comes from the coding sequence ATGTGGCCCTGGGAGCATCTCGCGCTGGCGTACCTGTTCGGATCGGCCGTCCACAGGGTCGCGACCGGTCGTGGTCCGACCACTGCAGCGGTCGGTGCGATCGCGATCGGCTCTCAGCTGCCCGACCTGATTGACAAGCCGCTGGCCTGGACGTTCGGGGTGCTTCCCAGCGGACTCTCGCTGGGCCACTCTCTGCTGTTTGCGGTCCCGCTGTCAGCACTTGTGATCCTGCTCGCCCGCTCCGACGGGAGAACGGCTCTGGGTATCGTGTTCGCACTCGCATACGGCACACACCTGCTGGGAGACGCCTCGTACTCGCTTTTGGCCGGCGGTGAACTCGCGACCGGGTTCCTCCTGTGGCCGCTGATCCCGGCCTCGCCCGAGGCCGGCGTCGGACTCCTGTCCCAGACGGGGGAGTTCTTCGCGTCGTTCGTCGAGTTCCTGGGAACGCCGCGGGGGCGCCTGTATCTCGTCTTCGAGGCGACGCTACTGGGTGGTGCCGCTCTGCTCTGGCACCTCGACAGGCGACCCGGGCTGTCGTGGTTCAGACGACGGCTCCGTCCGTCGACGGAGTAA